In one Chryseobacterium camelliae genomic region, the following are encoded:
- a CDS encoding HPP family protein → MKKTFKRTLRVSKYVIYKETLVDYKEHFWSFLGAFFGIGIIAFIQSHTLSATENIFLIGSFGASSVLIYGAIQSPLAQPRNLVGGHVISALVGVTVYQIVPDIIWLSAPLAVAFSIVLMQYTKTLHPPGGATALIAVSSTGKIPELGYWYVVSPVLSGCIILLLVALFFNNITPNRSYPTHTRFKRLLKKKHAHPHKMKK, encoded by the coding sequence GTGAAGAAGACCTTTAAAAGAACACTCAGAGTATCAAAATATGTGATATACAAAGAAACACTGGTAGATTACAAAGAGCATTTCTGGTCTTTTTTAGGGGCATTCTTTGGAATCGGAATTATTGCTTTTATACAATCTCACACATTATCGGCAACAGAAAATATTTTTCTTATCGGTTCTTTTGGTGCGTCCAGTGTTTTAATTTATGGAGCTATTCAAAGTCCTTTAGCACAACCCAGAAACCTGGTTGGAGGTCACGTTATCTCAGCATTGGTAGGTGTTACGGTTTATCAAATCGTTCCTGATATTATTTGGCTTTCTGCTCCTTTAGCGGTTGCATTTTCGATTGTTTTGATGCAATACACAAAAACCTTACATCCTCCCGGTGGAGCTACTGCACTTATTGCGGTAAGTTCAACAGGAAAAATTCCTGAATTGGGATATTGGTATGTTGTATCACCCGTTTTATCAGGTTGTATCATATTATTACTTGTCGCTTTATTTTTTAACAATATTACTCCTAACAGAAGCTATCCTACTCATACAAGGTTTAAGAGATTATTAAAGAA